In Centropristis striata isolate RG_2023a ecotype Rhode Island chromosome 8, C.striata_1.0, whole genome shotgun sequence, the genomic window gtcacattagccggtcgcagtagtctgtcacattagtcggtcacattagttGGTCGCAGTAGCTGGTGACAtcagccggtcgcagtagctggtcacattagccggtaacattagccggtcgcagtagccggtcagtagcgatGGCACAAAGTGCCGAACTGAGGTCAGCCGGAAAGGgggccatattaacccgctgaaatgGCACATATCACCACagagtgttgaggaggaggataCGTTCCCACCAGTTATTCGATtctctcagttgcatgtaaacttggacaagcacagaagtccaattagATGCtaaaatcgatttttaagcatagctcgattaaaccgtgcatgtaaacgcaccgAGTGGCAGAAATAGCTTCCATAtgcatccttccatccatccatccatccatccatgtattGTTGagtaatttttctttctttcctcagaCAAGCACTTTGTggataaacacagaaaaacactgatCCAGAGAGTGTGCACCATTAAAACCATTCTGGATGAGCTCCTGGACCAAAGAGTCCTCCAACAAGAGACTTATACAGAAATCATGGTGAAACCAACCACTCAGGACAAAGTGAGGGCGCTCTACGATGGTCCCCTGAAATCTGCTACGGCCTGCAAAGACATCTTCTACAAAGTCCTTGAGGACAATGAGCCGTATCTCATGAAGGAGCTCAAAGGGAACTGAATGTTGTCTTGAAATACAACCAATCTACCTGACCAAAAAGagttttatatacatatatgtggaTGGAATGGAGGAAACTTTAATGGTGGTGCTATTTCTCTGTGCGGGTTTTCTAAAAAGTAGCTATTTGACACtatgttttacattaatttTACTCTTAAATTAGTTGAAATGTGTATGGAGAATGGTGCCTTTCCAGTCTGCTCTTAAACCAGATTTAGCAAATTTTTATCAGACAATCATAGTGAGGTTCTTACCAGACATGTAATGAATATCCAACAAATTATACATGTAATAGAGAAATGAGAGCCTGTTTTTAagctaattatttttatataaattaaaacGTGCATGAATATGATTATCCAAAGCAGATAAAGCAGCTTCAACATTGAATTTAAGCCAAATATGCAAAAAGATTGTTTTATCAGGTTTTATCACTTGTATGCTGCATAATGAGAATAAGTTtacttttataatgcctaatgAGAATAAATTTACTTTTATACAGGTGCTGACATTTTTTCTATTTggtcatttacatacatttgtaATAAACTCCTTTGATAATTATGTGTGGCTTTTAGT contains:
- the LOC131976668 gene encoding NACHT, LRR and PYD domains-containing protein 1b allele 3-like, with the translated sequence MSSGATGENTMAEDKHFVDKHRKTLIQRVCTIKTILDELLDQRVLQQETYTEIMVKPTTQDKVRALYDGPLKSATACKDIFYKVLEDNEPYLMKELKGN